The sequence GAAGGCGGCGGTTTTGTCGTCATCGAAAGCCTGGAACACGCCTTGGCGCGGGGCGCGACACCCTATGCCGAAGTGCTGGGTTTCGGCAGCAGCCTGGACGCTTATAAAGTCACCGCACCACAACCCGAAGGACGCGGCGCGGCGCTGGCGATGCAGGCCGCACTCGACGACGCCGGGCTGCGCCCGCAGCAGATCGATCTGATCAACGCCCACGGCACCTCGACGCCGCTCAACGACGTGGCCGAAACCCTCGCGATCAAAAGTGTGTTTGCCGAGCACAAGCACTATCAAGCCTTGGCTGTCAGCGCCAACAAATCGCAGTTCGGTCACCTGATCGCGGCGGCCGGCGCACCCGAATGCATCGTCACCGCATTGGCCTGCCTGAACGATCTGGTCACGCCCACGGTGAACCTGCACGACGCCGACGAACAGTGTGATCTGGATTATTGCGCCGGTCAGGCCGTCAGTCGTCGCGTGGATTACGCACTGAGCAATTCTTTCGGTTTTGGCGGCCTCAACACCTCGCTGGCCCTTGGCAAATATCGGGAGCACGGACAATGAGCAATGCCTCTGCACGTATCGCCATCACCGGCAGCGGCTGTGTGTTGCCCACCGGCTGGGGTGTCGAGCGTTTCTGGTCGGCAGCCCGCGAAGGTCGCAGCGCGATCTCGGCCTTGCAGTCGCCGCTTTTCCACAGTGAGCGTGTCGTCGCGTTCGGTCACGTCGCTGAGGACGATCATCAACGCAGTCGCCAGGACGTTGCACAAAACCTCCAGCGTTATTGTCCGCCGGCAGTGATCTGGGGCGTCAGCGCCGTGCGTCAGGCACTGGCCGAGGCAGGGCTTGAGCCGGGCCGCGACGACGTACGTTTTGGTCTCTATTGCTGCCAGGGCGGTTACACCCATCCGTCGCTCGCTTCTTACGGCGAACTGTTGCATGAGTGTCAGACCGAGACCGGTGCCGACATGCAGCGTCTGGCCAAACGCGTATTGCAGGAGCGCGCGCTCGACCCGTTTCTGGTCCTCAAAAGCCTCAGCAACGGTTTGCTCGGGGTGGTCAGTCTGGCGTTGAAACTGGAGTGCGAAAGCAACGCTTACATGCAAGGCGTCGCCGGCAATCTGGCGGCGCTACGCGAGGCCTGCGCCGCGCTGCAAAGCGGTCGAGTGGATGCGGCGATTGTGGTTGGCGCCGGCAGTGAACTGGATCCGCTGGCGCTGGCCGCACTGGCCGAGGCTGGCGTAATCAGCACCGATGCTTCGCAAAGCCTGCGCGCCTTCGATCGCCAGGGCAGTGGTGGTATTGCCGGCGAAGGCGCGGCGGCGCTGGTACTGCGCCGCGCCGATGATCTGCCGGCAGGCCCGCAAACCTGCCTGACGGCGCTCTTCGCCCATCCGCGTCTGGACTCGCTGAACCTGCCGGACAAACAAGTGGATCTGCTGGTCAGCAGCGCCACTGGCGATCCGCACAAGGATGCCGATCTGGCTCGCACCCTGGCACGAACCGGCGCCGCACACATCACCAGCAGCACAGCACTGACCGGCATGCTCAGCGGTGCGCCGAGCCTGGTTGATCTGATCCTCGCCAGGCAGGCGTTGCAGGCGCAAAGCATCCCGCCGGTCAGTGGTCTGGAACAACCTGTGGATGCGCACCTGCCGTTCGTGATCGGCGGGCCGCGCGATGCCGTGCTGCACGATTGCCTGGTCATCAACCGCGACGACAACGGCTTCAGTGCCGGCTACCAACTCGAATTTCACGCGGCTGACTGACCGTCCGCACGCAACGAAACGCAGCTGATTTTTTACTCAAGGGATAGAACTGTCATGGATTACCGCGATTACGTACGGCCGAAATTCGTTGAATTGATGCAGGCTCTCGGCCTCGAATGTCAGTTCCACAGAGCGCTGGGCAGCAAACTGTTTTACCGCGATCGCCAGGGCGATGAAGTAACCGTCACCGACTTCCTCGGTGGTTATGGCGCCGCGCTGTATGGCCACAACGATCCGCAGTTTGTCGATCAACTCGTCGACCTGTTGCGTGCCGATGTCCCGTTCAACGCGCAGATGTCGGTGCGCGGTGCGGCCGGTCAATTGGGGCGCGAACTCAGTGAAGCGTTCAACCGTGAACTGAACAACAGCGAGCGCTACATTTCGACCTTCTCCAACAGTGGCGCCGAGTCGGTGGAGATCGCCGTCAAGCACGCCGAATACCGTCGTCAGAAAAACCTGCAGACGCAATTCGACGAGCGCGACTTCGCCCTCGCCAATCTGGTTGCCAGCGACAAGGCTTATGTCGAGCTGGACATCGACGATCTCGATTTGCCAGCCGGTCTGCTGCCGCAGAATCTGTCCTGCGTCACCGTGCGCCAAGTGGCCGAAGCGGTGCGTCAGCACAACCTGGCGCAGCTGCATGTCGAGCCGGTGTTCCTGGCTGTGCGCGGCAGCTTCCACGGCAAACTGGTGAACACCGTTCAGTTGACCTATGGCAAGCAGTACCGCAAACCGTTCGCCCGTTTCGGCCTCAACGTCGAGTTCATCGACCCGCAGCAACCTCAGCAATTGCAAGAGCTGCCGGCCCGTCACGTGCGTCACTGGCTGAGCCTGGAATGGAGCGGCGAAACCCTGCAAGTGCGCCGCGAAGCATTCAGCGCGATCACGGCGGTATTGCTCGAGCCGATTCAGGGCGAGGGTGGCATCAACGAGTTCGCCAATGAGTTTTATCTGGGCCTGCGGCGTCTGTGCAACGAACAGCAATGCCCGCTGATCATCGACGAAGTGCAATCGGGCTTCGGCCGCACCGGCACTTTGCTGGGTGCCAGCCATTTCAACTTGCAGGGCGATTACTACTGCCTGTCGAAAGCGCTGGGCGGTGGCTTGATGAAGATTGCTGCGACGGTGATTCGCGCCAGCCACTACGAAAACGATTTCAGCTACATCCACAGCTCGACCTTTGCCGAAGACGATGCGTCTTGCCATATCGCTCTGTCGGCCTTGCGCCGTCTGTTCGAGAACGACAGCGCGATGCTCAAGGACGTGAACAAGAAGGGCGAATACCTCAAGTCTTCGCTGCTGGAACTCAAAGCAGCCTACCCGGACGTGATCGCCGACGTGCGTGGTCGCGGCTTGCTGCTGGGCTTCGAACTGCACGACCTGACCGGCACCAGCTCACTGGTTCAGGCCTCGGCGCAGTACAACGATGCGCTGGGCTACATCATCGCCGGCTACCTGCTGCAATTCGAATCCCTGCGCGTGGCGCCGTCCGGCAGCAACGCCAATGTGATTCGTCTGGAACCGCCGGTGTGCATCACCTTTGCGGAAATTGACGGTTTGATCGGTTCTTTGCAGAAAGTCTGCGACATGCTGCGTCGGCGTGATGCGTTTCCGCTGGCGGCCGGTGTGTGCGCCGACAGCATCGCGCAGGTGCCGGCTCGTGAGGTCAGCTTCAAGGAGGACGAAAGCCTCCCAAAGTCTGACGAGAACGTGCGTGTGGTGGCGCGCGTGGCGTTCATCAACCATTTGATTGATTCGGACATGCTCAGCGACGTCGATCCTTCACTGTCGACCCTCAGCGCTGAACAGAAACGTGAGTTCATCAAGCGCATGGCGCCCGAGCGCCGTGCCGCGCCAATCGGCCCGGTGCAGATCCGCTCGAAACTCGGCACTGCCGTGGAATTCACCCTGTACCCGCTGTGCATGGATTCCGATGCCATGGCGGCGTATATCGCCAGCGGTGATCTGCAAACCATCCGCGAAGAAGTCGGCAACCGTATCAAGGATGCCCGCGCCGATGGTTACAGCGTCGCCGGGCTGGGTATGTACACCTCGATCGTCACCAACAACTGCCAGGCCTTGCAGATTCCTGACATGGCGCTGACCTCCGGTAACGCCCTGACCATCGGCATGGGGCTGGAAGCCATCGAACAGGGCTGCAAGCAGCAAGGTCTGGAACTGAGCGAGCAAACCGCTGCGGTGGTCGGTGCGGCGGGCAACATCGCCTCGACCTATGCCTCGTTGTTATCGACCAGCGTCGAGCACCTGATCCTCATCGGCAGCGGCCGCGACGGCTCCCTGCGTCGTCTGGAAAAAACCGCTCAACAGATTTACGCCGAAGCCGCCCGCGCGATCCTCAAGGGTGTCGCCGAGCACGATCGTCTTGCCCGTCGCTTGCAGCAAATCGACGGTATTGATGCGCTGTTGCAGGCCCACGGCAGCAGTGCCGATCTGGGGCAGCGTGTGGCGAAACTGGTTGAAGAACGCTTGGGCGCAAACGCTTTCATCACCGTCAGCAACGATCTTGATGTGCTGAAACAGGCGCGCATCGTGCTCTGCGCGGCTAACGCACCGCAGCCGTTTCTTTTCGCGGAGCACTTCGCCGAAAACAGCGTGATCTGCGACATCGCCGTACCGCTGAACGTTGACCAGAACCTCGCCAGCCAACGCTCCGACGTGCTCTACATGCACGGCGGCATCGTGCAGACGCCGCTGGGCGATGGCCTGGTGAAAAACGTTCGCGCCTATCTCAAGCAAGGTCAGTTGTACGCGTGCATGGCCGAGTCGGTGCTGATGGGCCTGTCCGGGATGAAACAGCACTACTCCTATGGCGACATCAGTCGTGAGCAGGTGCAGCAGATTCGTGCACTGGCGGCGACTCACGGCTTCAGCCTCGCCCAGTTCAAAACCGACAACTCGCTCTAAGGAACGGTCATGCCGAATAAAGTAGCAGTGGTGACCGGTGGCAGTCGCGGCATCGGTCGGGCGATTGTCCAGACCCTGGCCGGGGCGGGTTATCAGATCGCGTTCAGTTACGTGCGCGATGAAGTCGCGGCGATGGCCTTGCGCGATGAGGTTCAGGCGTCGGGCATCGATTGCCTGGCATTGCAGTGCGATGTCAGCAACGGCGACAGCATCAAGGCGTTTTTCGAACGGGTCGATCAGCATTTCCAGCGTATCGATCTGTTGGTCAATAACGCCGGCATCACCCGCGATGGTTTGCTGGCGACGATGTCGGCGCGGGACCTGGTCGAGGTGATCCAGACCAACCTGATCGGCACGATGCTCTGCTGTCAGCAGGTGGTGCCGGGCATGTTGCGTCAGCGCAGCGGTTGCATCGTCAACATCAGTTCGGTGGCGGCGCAGAAGCCCGGCAAAGGCCAAAGCAACTATGCCGCTGCCAAGGGCGGGGTCGAATCGTTGACCCGTGCCTTGGCGGTGGAGCTGGCGCCGCGCAACATTCGCGTCAACGCGGTCGCCCCGGGCATCGTCAAGACCGAGATGAGTACCGCGCTGATCGGCAGTCAGGAAGAAGAAATCCAGTCGCGTCTGCTGATCAAACGCTACGCGGAACCGCAAGAAATTGCCGAAGCGGTGCTGTACCTTGCCGATCGCGGTTTGTACCTGACCGGGGAGGTCCTGTCGGTCAACGGCGGGTTGAAAATGCCATGAGCCGGACCATTCTGATCACCGGTGCGGCCAAAGGCATCGGCCGCGCGGTCGCCGAGAATTTCGCCGCCGACGCCGACAATCGCTTGATCCTGCTGGATCTCGATCTGGCCGAACTGCAACGCTGGGTCGATGAGCAACAGGAGCAGATCCAGGCGCGAGTCGAAACCCATGCAGCAAACATTGCCGACCTGCCGGCCATGCAAGCGTTCTTTAAAAACCTCGGTTCGCAAGTCGAATACGTTGATGTGCTGGTCAACAGCGCCGGCATCTGCAACGAGAACGAGCCGGAGGATCTGCACAACTGGCACAAGGTGATTTCGGTCAACCTCAACGGCACGTACTACGTGACCTCGTTGTGTCTGGCGCTGATTCCCGACCGTGGGCGGATCATCAACATGTCGTCGATCCTCGGCC comes from Pseudomonas sp. RU47 and encodes:
- a CDS encoding beta-ketoacyl synthase N-terminal-like domain-containing protein yields the protein MSNASARIAITGSGCVLPTGWGVERFWSAAREGRSAISALQSPLFHSERVVAFGHVAEDDHQRSRQDVAQNLQRYCPPAVIWGVSAVRQALAEAGLEPGRDDVRFGLYCCQGGYTHPSLASYGELLHECQTETGADMQRLAKRVLQERALDPFLVLKSLSNGLLGVVSLALKLECESNAYMQGVAGNLAALREACAALQSGRVDAAIVVGAGSELDPLALAALAEAGVISTDASQSLRAFDRQGSGGIAGEGAAALVLRRADDLPAGPQTCLTALFAHPRLDSLNLPDKQVDLLVSSATGDPHKDADLARTLARTGAAHITSSTALTGMLSGAPSLVDLILARQALQAQSIPPVSGLEQPVDAHLPFVIGGPRDAVLHDCLVINRDDNGFSAGYQLEFHAAD
- a CDS encoding aminotransferase class III-fold pyridoxal phosphate-dependent enzyme, whose protein sequence is MDYRDYVRPKFVELMQALGLECQFHRALGSKLFYRDRQGDEVTVTDFLGGYGAALYGHNDPQFVDQLVDLLRADVPFNAQMSVRGAAGQLGRELSEAFNRELNNSERYISTFSNSGAESVEIAVKHAEYRRQKNLQTQFDERDFALANLVASDKAYVELDIDDLDLPAGLLPQNLSCVTVRQVAEAVRQHNLAQLHVEPVFLAVRGSFHGKLVNTVQLTYGKQYRKPFARFGLNVEFIDPQQPQQLQELPARHVRHWLSLEWSGETLQVRREAFSAITAVLLEPIQGEGGINEFANEFYLGLRRLCNEQQCPLIIDEVQSGFGRTGTLLGASHFNLQGDYYCLSKALGGGLMKIAATVIRASHYENDFSYIHSSTFAEDDASCHIALSALRRLFENDSAMLKDVNKKGEYLKSSLLELKAAYPDVIADVRGRGLLLGFELHDLTGTSSLVQASAQYNDALGYIIAGYLLQFESLRVAPSGSNANVIRLEPPVCITFAEIDGLIGSLQKVCDMLRRRDAFPLAAGVCADSIAQVPAREVSFKEDESLPKSDENVRVVARVAFINHLIDSDMLSDVDPSLSTLSAEQKREFIKRMAPERRAAPIGPVQIRSKLGTAVEFTLYPLCMDSDAMAAYIASGDLQTIREEVGNRIKDARADGYSVAGLGMYTSIVTNNCQALQIPDMALTSGNALTIGMGLEAIEQGCKQQGLELSEQTAAVVGAAGNIASTYASLLSTSVEHLILIGSGRDGSLRRLEKTAQQIYAEAARAILKGVAEHDRLARRLQQIDGIDALLQAHGSSADLGQRVAKLVEERLGANAFITVSNDLDVLKQARIVLCAANAPQPFLFAEHFAENSVICDIAVPLNVDQNLASQRSDVLYMHGGIVQTPLGDGLVKNVRAYLKQGQLYACMAESVLMGLSGMKQHYSYGDISREQVQQIRALAATHGFSLAQFKTDNSL
- a CDS encoding SDR family NAD(P)-dependent oxidoreductase — protein: MSRTILITGAAKGIGRAVAENFAADADNRLILLDLDLAELQRWVDEQQEQIQARVETHAANIADLPAMQAFFKNLGSQVEYVDVLVNSAGICNENEPEDLHNWHKVISVNLNGTYYVTSLCLALIPDRGRIINMSSILGRAGKVRNTAYCASKHGIVGMTKALALDLASRQITVNAILPAWIDTPMLQGELATQAAIAGLTQEQIVRNAKKKLPMRRFIQSEEVAAMVRYLASPEAGGVTAQSLVIDGGVGLGM
- a CDS encoding 3-oxoacyl-ACP reductase family protein, translating into MPNKVAVVTGGSRGIGRAIVQTLAGAGYQIAFSYVRDEVAAMALRDEVQASGIDCLALQCDVSNGDSIKAFFERVDQHFQRIDLLVNNAGITRDGLLATMSARDLVEVIQTNLIGTMLCCQQVVPGMLRQRSGCIVNISSVAAQKPGKGQSNYAAAKGGVESLTRALAVELAPRNIRVNAVAPGIVKTEMSTALIGSQEEEIQSRLLIKRYAEPQEIAEAVLYLADRGLYLTGEVLSVNGGLKMP